A single genomic interval of Calypte anna isolate BGI_N300 chromosome 3, bCalAnn1_v1.p, whole genome shotgun sequence harbors:
- the CALM2 gene encoding calmodulin-2: MADQLTEEQIAEFKEAFSLFDKDGDGTITTKELGTVMRSLGQNPTEAELQDMINEVDADGNGTIDFPEFLTMMARKMKDTDSEEEIREAFRVFDKDGNGYISAAELRHVMTNLGEKLTDEEVDEMIREADIDGDGQVNYEEFVQMMTAK; the protein is encoded by the exons AGTTCAAAGAAGCTTTTTCACTATTTGACAAGGATGGTGACGGTACTATAACTACAAAGGAGTTGGGGACAGTGATGAGATCACTTGGTCAGAACCCCACAGAAGCAGAGCTACAGGATATGATCAATGAAGTAGATGCTGATG GCAATGGCACAATTGACTTTCCAGAGTTTCTGACAATGAtggcaagaaaaatgaaagacacAGATAGTGAAGAAGAAATTAGAGAAGCGTTCCGTGTGTTTGACAAG GATGGTAATGGTTACATTAGTGCTGCAGAACTCCGTCATGTGATGACAAATCTTGGGGAGAAGCTAACAGATGAAGAAGTTGATGAAATGATTAGGGAAGCAGACATTGATGGTGATGGTCAAGTAAACTATGAAG agTTTGTACAAATGATGACAGCGAAGTGA